Within Sorghum bicolor cultivar BTx623 chromosome 2, Sorghum_bicolor_NCBIv3, whole genome shotgun sequence, the genomic segment CCTCTTAATGGATGACAATTCATTTGAAGGAAGTATCCCTGCTACATTCAAGAACATGGCAGGCTTGACTGTACTTAATTTGATGAACAACAAATTGAATGGAAGCATCCCTAGCAACCTGGCTACTCTTACGAACCTACAGGAGTTATATCTTGGCCACAACAATTTATCCGGAGCAATCCCAGAGGTTTTAGGTAATTCAACATCGCTGCTTCATCTGGATTTGTCCTACAACAATTTGCAAGGTGAAGTACCAAAAGGAGGAGTCTTCAAAAATCTAACTGGACTATCAATTGTTGGTAACAATGCGTTATGTGGGGGGATACCACAGCTCCATTTGCCAAAATGCTCAAGCTTTTATTTAAGAAAGAACAAGAAAGGCATATCCAAGTTTCTTAGAATAGCAATCCCAACAATAGGAAGTCTCATCTTACTTTTCCTGGTTTGGGCTGGATTTCACCGCAGAAAGCCTAGGATAGTACCGAAGAAAGATTTGCCACCACAATTTACGGAGATAGAGCTTCCGATAGTTCCCTACAATGATATATTGAAAGGAACAGATGGATTTTCTGAAGCAAATGTGCTTGGAAAGGGAAGATATGGTACAGTTTACAAGGGCACATTAGAAAATCAAGCCATTGTCATTGCCGTAAAGGTGTTTAATGTCCAGCAATCAGGGTCCTACAAAAGCTTCCTCACTGAATGTGAGGCACTAAGAAGAGTGAGGCATCGTTGCCTTCTAAAGATCATTACATGTTGTTCTAGCATCAACCACCAGGGTCAAGACTTTAGAGCACTAGTCTTTGAGTTCATGACTAATGGCAGCCTAGATGGATGGGTCCACTCAAACTTGAATGGCCAAAATGGACATAGAATACTCAGTTTGTCACAGAGGATGGTTATCGCCGTGGACATTATGGATGCTTTGGACTACCTTCACAATGGTTGACAGCCATCGATCATCCATTGCGATCTCAAGCCAAGTAACATTCTTCTCAATCAGGACATGAGGGCTCGTGTTGGAGACTTTGGTATTGCTACTATTctagatgaagcaacaagcaaaCATCCTACGAATTTTGCGAGCACATTAGGAATAAAAGGTTCCATCGGTTATATTGCTCCAGGTAACTCTAATTTGTTGGTCTGTTCCCCATGTGCTTCACATGACAACATCTAATTAGTTATCCCTATGCCCATCAAATATTGTACATAACTACGTGTGTTGATGTTTTAATCCATTACAGAATATGGAGAAGGTCTTGCGGTATCGACTTGTGGTGACATGTTTAGTCTTGGTATCACCTTGCTAGAGATGTTCACAGCAAAGAGGCCGACAGATGATATGTTCAGAGATGGTTTAAGCTTGCATGGTTATGCTGAGGCGGCTCTTCCTGACGAAGTTATGGAGATAGCAGATTCCAACCTATGGCTACATGATGAAGCAAGCAATAACAATGATACAAGGCATATAATGAGAACAAGGAAATGTTTGTCCGCCATCATTCAGCTTGGTGTCCTTTGCTCAAAGCAATTGCCCTCAGAGCGTTTGTCAATAAGCGATGCTACTGCAGAGATGCATGCTATCAGAGATAAGTATATTAGTGCTCAGAGATGTCCAATTGCACCAGAGTAACCACTACCTTTATATTGACTACCATGTTTCCCCAAATTTATTACTCCATATGTAATATATTTTCTTCTTTTGCGTGAGTTGTAGACCTTATATCAGCTGTACGGTGCTGTGTTGCCCATATCATAGGCAGCATCATTCATGAATCACTGTAGAAATGTTGATTATCCTGAGAAAATTGCACATTTATGACTAGTTCGCACCTCAAAGTTGAACTTGAACCCCGccattaaaaaaaaagatgaattGCAAATTCCCCACTAAAACGATCAGCCTTAGTCCATTCCGTCAGTCACTGCTATAGTGCTCTGCATCATGGAACCCTGTTTCAACCGTGGTCAGATTGTGTGCACAATATACAGGAATTTGCCAAGATGAAAAAGAATATCTCACTGTGACATGCAACGCCTATGGTGACATGCTGTTACAGTAAGGTGACGTGTGGTGACCCAGTCCCCTCACAACGCCTAGGTGCAAGGCGCGGCGACACCATGGACATATACTAAACATGCAACTAGATTACTGCAAGTCACATATATGGATCAGTAAACAAAACAGAGGCAGCAAGCTACAAAGCACAGCTGCACAAACCAGTAACATAGCTAGGCAACGGACCAAATACATAAGCAGGTGATTTTATACTGCAGGTGTAGGATGAAGAAGTGCATAGCAGAGTAAGCCAAGCAAACGGTAGTAGTAGAGCAGAGAAAAGACAGGTGCGGCCGCACGGGTTTGTGCACCCAGCGGAAGGCGGGACTTGTGGTGCACGCGTGGATCTGCCTCTGCGGTGTCACGAACCAACTAGAATCACACACATTTTTTTCCTTTattttttcatttagtttaATAAGTTAGACTAGAGAAGAACCGCGGGTATCCATTTGGAACACCATCTCCATCCTTAGAGTATTGGGTATTTAGATAGCAATACAAGAGTTCAAAAGCATAACAAGGTTCAGAGTAGTTTCAGGAATGTATATGCCGTGCCCAACACCAGGGCCTAACCGCCTACAGACACGATGTGCGTAACCGCCTAACAAATAGTCTTGTATCTCCTGGGCTCTTCGCCCACTCATCCTGACACACTGAGCTGCTTCACGGACACCTCATCAACCCAGCGGCCAGCGTAGGTATTCTGTTTTTTTTCTCATGGACTACGCTGAGTTGATGTTACTTGTCAATTCTCTCTTTCGATCATGTTATATTGTTGCCGCgggtgggtttggattggatctgTGTAAACCAAATCCATCTATCATTAACATTGCTACAATCGTGTTGATTAATCAAGCAGGATCCTTTTTACCATCTAGATTATTTCATTTGGACAATATAATTGCCGCGAGATTTATCAGCTCCCTATCTACTACTATACCAATTACTGATGCTGTGCGCTGAGATTGCTTCAAAATTGGTGGTCGTGATTCGTATTGCAATTGCGACTACAACACTATTGTCCGATTAAAATAATCTCAGCTTTTTTTTATCTTCCGTGGCACGTCAGGTTGAACAACAGCCATTGTGCCTCAGCCTTTATGACTAGTCTATAGTAAAAACTTCTTGCCTATATCAACCGGATTGTGACACGTTTGCAGAGATTATAGGGTTTGAGTCTTTTGATCAGAACCCAAATTAGTGTATCGCTTTCCGCCTAAATCAATAGCTATCTTGAATCTGACGGAAAATCGGAACCGTCGTCCCATCATCGTCTTTAAAAATCATTATTTGCAGACTCTAAATATTACTGTTtcgaaatataaatagatagagACGATTAAAATAGCCACCTCTTCAATGATTTTCAGCCGCCTTAAAAAATGTTCCTCTAGTTGTGATCGTCGACCCAGGAATGGTGGCTGATTGCAGTCGCAGTCTCGCAGATGGCGGCTATCTCATTCTCATGTGCTACTGGCTCACTGGACAGCGGAGAACATGCGGACATTGGAATCATCGCTGCCATGCTTTTAGATATACTATATATACTCTAATTATCCTTCTCTTGTGGTGACAAAGTTTTGTGAGCTTTGATCATTCAACAACTTGGTGGTATAAGAGAATACATGTAACTAGCTGCGCCTGGTTATTTCTTATTTTTCAAATGTAGCGTACCActagtcaaaaaaaaaaagtagtgtACCGTCTTATTCTAAAGTCCGGAACATTACTTCTAATACAGCATCCTTTGATAAGAAAATAAAATGATGGTCGGTCCCACCATTATTATTAAGAAAAGAAGGTCAAACCCATGGGTTAAAACTCAAACATTCCTCTGTTGTGACCTTTTCCTGTCCAAACATTCCTCTGTATCTGTTCTACATCCTGTTCTACAGTTCCATAGCAAAACGAGACGCATTGGCCCCTCTGCTCTGCTCTCAGTGAACGACACAACGCCTTGTGTGCATCCATGATGCTGTTCACAATTAGGTGCCTCATGCTCCAGCTGCTGCTACTCTCCGCAGCTGCTTCCTCATCTTCCACGGACTACCATGGCGTCGACGAGGTAGCTCTTGTGGCTTTCATGGCCAAGATCTCCAGCCACTCTGGTGCACTGGCCTCCTGGAACCGGAGCACCAGCTACTGCAGCTGGGAGGGCGTCACCTGCGGCAGGAGGCACCGGTGGAGGGTGGTAGCTCTGAACCTCACTTCTCAGGGCCTCGCCGGCACCATCTCCCCCGCCATCAGCAACCTCACCTTCCTGCGCTCACTCAACCTGAGCTACAACAGCCTTCAAGGCGAGATCCCTCCCAGCATCGGCTCCCTCGGCCGCCTCCGCCGCATCGACCTGAGCTTCAACGTGCTCACCGGAGTCATCCCGAGCAACATCAGCCGCTGCACCGGCCTCCGTGTGATGGACATCAGTTGCAACGTGGGAGTGCAGGGAAGCATCCCAGCTGAGATTGGCAGCATGCCATCCCTCAGGTTTCTAGCGCTGGCAAACAACAGCATCACTggaaccatcccgtcgtctctTGGGAACCTTTCCCGGCTGGCCGTCTTGTCCTTGAAAAGGAACTTCTTGGAGGGACCAATCCCTGCAGGCATCGGTAACAATCCATTTCTCAAGTGGCTTCAGCTCTCTGGCAACAGTCTCTCTGGCCTGCTCCCTCCTTCCCTGTACAACCTATCATCTGTCTATTACTTCTTTGTGGGCAATAACAAGCTGCATGGCCGTCTACCAACTGACCTAGCGAAAACCCTTCCGAGCATCCAGACATTTGCGGTTCCAAATAACCGATTTACTGGACCTATTCCGCCATCGCTAACCAATCTCTCCAGGCTCCAGAGTCTTCACGCCGAATTAAATGGTTTTAATGGAATTGTTCCTGCTGAATTGGGCAGGTTGCAACAGCTTGAAGTGTTGACACTGGAAGACAACATCTTAGAAGCAAAAAACGAGGAAGAGTGGGAATTTGTTCATTCTTTGACGAATTGTAGCAGATTACAGCTACTGAACATTGGAGCGAACAGATTTTCAGGGAAGCTGCCAGATCCGTTGGTTAATCTGTCTATTAATCTCCAGTGGCTGCGGATTCAAAACAACAGCCTATCCGGCGTCATCCCATCAGATATTGGAAATTTGGCAGGTCTTGAGATGCTTGATTTTAGCCACAACTTACTCACTGGGGTCATTCCTCAAAGCATCGGAAAGCTTACACGACTGCATCAGCTAGGTCTCTATTCAAATTACCTCTCAGGACATCTACCATCCTCCATCGGGAACCTTTCAAGCCTACTTCAACTCTATGGAGGCAGCAACAGCTTTGAGGGGCCAATTCCACCAAGCATTGGAAACTTGAGCAAACTTTTAGGCCTAGATTTTTCAAATAGCAACCTTACTGGATTGATTCCTAATAAAATTATggagttgccatcgatctcaatGTTTCTAGATCTGTCCAACAACATGCTGGAGGGACCACTTCCATTAGAAGTCGGTAGTTTGGTACATCTCGGAGAGCTCTTCCTATCAGGAAACAATTTGTCAGGTGAGGTACCTGATACTATTAGCAACTGCAGGGTCATGGAAATCCTCTTAATGGATGGAAATTCATTCCAAGGAAGCATACCTGCTACGTTTAGGAACATGGCAGGCTTGACCCTGCTTAATTTGACAAACAATAAATTGAATGGAAGCATCCCTGGCAACCTGGCTATGCTTACCAACCTACAGGAGTTGTATCTTGGACACAACAATTTATCTGGAACAATCCCAGAACTTTTAGGTAATTCAACATCGCTGCTTCGCCTAGATCTGTCTTACAACAATTTGCAAGGTGAAGTACCAAAAGAAGGGGTTTTCAGAAATCTAACTGGGCTATCAATTGTTGGTAACAATGCATTATGTGGTGGAATACCACAGCTCCATCTACCAAAATGCCCAAGCTTTAGTGCAAGAAACAACAAGAAAAGCATACCCAAATCTCTTAGAATAATAATCCCAATCATAGGAAGTCTGCTCCTCATACTTTTTCTGGTTTGTGCTGGATTTCGCCACATAAAGTCCAAGGCAGCACCGAAGAAAGATTTGCCACTACAATTTGCAGAGATGGAGCTTCCAATACTTCCGTACAACGATATACTGAAAGGAACAGAT encodes:
- the LOC8069088 gene encoding receptor kinase-like protein Xa21 — its product is MLLLTLRPRRRLLQLLLLISAAATISAAAALYSSYHGEDERALLAFKAKFSSDSGALASWNQSTSYCSWDGVTCSRRHRWRVVALDLSSQGLAGTISPAIEYGEGLAVSTCGDMFSLGITLLEMFTAKRPTDDMFRDGLSLHGYAEAALPDEVMEIADSNLWLHDEASNNNDTRHIMRTRKCLSAIIQLGVLCSKQLPSERLSISDATAEMHAIRDKYISAQRCPIAPE
- the LOC110432591 gene encoding putative receptor-like protein kinase At3g47110, yielding MMLFTIRCLMLQLLLLSAAASSSSTDYHGVDEVALVAFMAKISSHSGALASWNRSTSYCSWEGVTCGRRHRWRVVALNLTSQGLAGTISPAISNLTFLRSLNLSYNSLQGEIPPSIGSLGRLRRIDLSFNVLTGVIPSNISRCTGLRVMDISCNVGVQGSIPAEIGSMPSLRFLALANNSITGTIPSSLGNLSRLAVLSLKRNFLEGPIPAGIGNNPFLKWLQLSGNSLSGLLPPSLYNLSSVYYFFVGNNKLHGRLPTDLAKTLPSIQTFAVPNNRFTGPIPPSLTNLSRLQSLHAELNGFNGIVPAELGRLQQLEVLTLEDNILEAKNEEEWEFVHSLTNCSRLQLLNIGANRFSGKLPDPLVNLSINLQWLRIQNNSLSGVIPSDIGNLAGLEMLDFSHNLLTGVIPQSIGKLTRLHQLGLYSNYLSGHLPSSIGNLSSLLQLYGGSNSFEGPIPPSIGNLSKLLGLDFSNSNLTGLIPNKIMELPSISMFLDLSNNMLEGPLPLEVGSLVHLGELFLSGNNLSGEVPDTISNCRVMEILLMDGNSFQGSIPATFRNMAGLTLLNLTNNKLNGSIPGNLAMLTNLQELYLGHNNLSGTIPELLAPSTKMPKL